From the Fusarium musae strain F31 chromosome 11, whole genome shotgun sequence genome, one window contains:
- a CDS encoding hypothetical protein (antiSMASH:Cluster_11.4~EggNog:ENOG41) yields the protein MADHLYARGNDALNVNPDIVNGQRSDINITVRGSDWYWAVCAVMTVSTFAFLGLGMRKPRTDRIFHYITAGITMIASIAYFTMASNLGWTPIAVEFQRSDHRVAGIYREIFYARYIDWFLTTPLLLTDLLLTAGMPWPTVLWVILVDWVMIVTGLVGALVKSSYKWGYFAFGCAALAYIVYVLAWEARLHAKHVGPDVGRTFVMCGSLTAVVWILYPIAWGVCEGGNLIAPDSEAVFYGILDLIAKPVFGALLLWGHRNIDPARLGLRIRDIDERIFPDGPNNKAASGHGARNDTAIASGANVNPNA from the exons ATGGCCGATCATCTTTATGCGAGAGGGAACGATGCCCTCAATGTCAACC CTGACATTGTAAATGGGCAACGCAGTGACATTAACATCACCGTCAGAGGCTCTGATTGGTACTGGGCTGTCTGTGCAG TCATGACCGTTTCAACCTTTGCGTTCCTGGGGCTTGGAATGAGAAAGCCTCGCACCGACCGTATCTTCCA CTACATCACCGCGGGTATTACCATGATTGCATCTATCGCATACTTCACGATGGCTTCGAACCTTGGCTGGACTCCTATCGCGGTTGAGTTCCAGAGGTCCGACCATAGAGTTGCCGGGATCTACAGAGAGATCTTCTACGCAAGATATATCGACTGGTTCTTGACTACCCCCCTGCTACTCACAGATTTGCTTCTCACTGCTGGCATGCCATGGCCAACTGTGCTCTGGGTGATTCTCGTGGACTGGGTCATGATTGTCACTGGACTAGTTGGTGCTCTTGTGAAGAGTTCCTACAAGTGGGGTTATTTCGCCTTCG GTTGCGCTGCCCTCGCATACATCGTTTATGTTCTCGCGTGGGAAGCTCGTCTGCATGCCAAGCACGTTGGGCCCGATGTCGGTCGCACTTTCGTCATGTGCGGTTCCCTCACAGCCGTTGTCTGGATTTTATATCCCATTGCCTGGGGTGTCTGTGAAGGCGGTAACTTGATTGCTCCTGACTCCGAGGCTGTCTTCTACGGCATCCTCGATCTCATCGCAAAACCCGTCTTTGGAGCTTTGCTTCTTTGGGGACACCGAAACATCGACCCTGCTCGTCTGGGCCTTCGTATTCGCGACATTGACGAGCGCATCTTCCCGGATGGGCCCAACAACAAAGCAGCATCTGGACATGGTGCTCGAAACGATACTGCCATTGCCTCTGGCGCTAATGTTAACCCCAACGCTTGA
- a CDS encoding hypothetical protein (antiSMASH:Cluster_11.4~EggNog:ENOG41) codes for MAVIAGSSQRLRECGRQGALPWTPFWVSTKPFGTPLGPYFTTWAITALVILAIPFGDAFNYVSDLGVYPGAAFNFAMAVGLYAVRWRRRRANLPAPEFKAWHVLVVFNILVQLFVIIMPWYPPEGGMYAVDVSFWYATYVVTGIGILISCGVYYYFWAFLLPKWKGYRLRSEAVILDNGVQSHEIRKVPIGELDE; via the exons ATGGCCGTCATTGCTGGATCATCCCAAAGACTTCGAGAGTGCGGGAG GCAAGGCGCCCTTCCATGGACTCCCTTTTGGGTCTCTACCAAGCCATTTGGAACCCCACTTGGACCTTATTTCACTACTTGGGCTATTACTGCCCTTGTGATTCTTGCTATCCCATTTGGTGATGCCTTCAATTACG TGAGTGACCTTGGTGTCTATCCGGGTGCGGCTTTCAATTTTGCCATGGCCGTGGGGCTCTACGCTGTGCGCTGGCGCCGCAGGCGTGCAAACCTCCCTGCTCCCGAGTTCAAGGCTTGGCatgttcttgttgttttCAATATTCTGGTCCAGTTGTTTGTGATTATCATGCCTTGGTATCCTCCCGAGGGTGGAATGTACGCTGTCGATGTCAGCTTCTGGTATGCCACATATGTCGTGACAGGCATCGGAAT TCTCATCTCATGCGGTGTGTACTATTATTTCTGGGCATTCCTGCTACCAAAATGGAAGGGCTACAGGCTGCGATCAGAAGCCGTCATTCTGGATAACGGTGTTCAAAGTCATGAGATCAGAAAGGTCCCGATTGGTGAGCTGGATGAGTAG
- a CDS encoding hypothetical protein (antiSMASH:Cluster_11.4~EggNog:ENOG41~SMCOG1222:dehydrogenase): protein MSDVKKSVIVIGAGVGGVSTAARLAKAGFKVTILEKNDFTGGRCSLIHNDGHRFDQGPSLLLLPRFFHEIFQDLGTSLTAEGIELLKCEPNYNIWFGDGSSFEMSTDLTKMKKAIEAVEGIDGFERYLGFLQESHRHYEVSVESVLRRNFPSILSLARPEVLFNLFNIHPLESIWTRASKYFWTERLRRVFTFGSMYMGMSPFDAPGTYSLLQYTELAEGILYPRGGFHKVVEALVNVGQRLGVEYRLSTGVKSISIDQATGKANGVVLSDGTHLPSDIVISNADLVYTYNNLLPKTSYADSLSKRETSCSSISFYWSASKIVPELNAHNIFLADEYQESFDSIFKEHLIPSEPSFYVNVPSRIDPSAAPEGKDSIVVLVPVGHLLSDSEGTHRGLSKSGNSGGLETSQDWDKMISLARDTVIATMRARIGVDLAPLIENEIINTPFTWQEKFNLDKGAILGLSHSIMNVLAFRPGTQHSKYKNLYFAGASTHPGTGVPVCIAGSKIVAEQILKDSGFKSHQIPWAQDTAKSPKGGLDKMSDSSLTLFQGFLGALVAILLAYYYLIIAAN, encoded by the exons ATGAGCGACGTTAAGAAATCTGTTATTGTTATTG GTGCTGGTGTCGGTGGTGTTTCTACTGCTGCGAGACTCGCAAAAGCTGGCTTCAAAGTTACTAtcctcgagaagaatgaCTTTACCGGTGGGCGTTGCTCCCTAATCCACAATGATGGCCAC CGCTTCGACCAAGggccatctcttcttctcctccctcGCTTCTTCCACGAGATCTTCCAAGATCTAGGAACATCTCTTACCGCTGAAGGAATCGAACTTCTGAAATGTGAACCAAATTACAACATCTGGTTCGGCGACGGTTCATCCTTCGAGATGTCCACTGATCTCaccaagatgaagaaagcTATCGAAGCTGTTGAAGGTATTGATGGTTTTGAGAGATATCTTGGTTTTCTTCAGGAGTCACATCGACATTATGAAGTTAGTGTTGAGTCTGTGCTGCGAAGAAACTTTCCTAGCATTTTGAGTCTGGCGAGACCCGAGGTTCTGTTCAATCTGTTCAATATTCATCCCCTTGAGAGTATCTGGACGAGAGCGAGCAAGTATTTCTGGActgagaggctgagaagggtTTTCACGTTTGGAAGTATGTATATGGGTATGAGCCCCTTTGATGCGCCGGGCACGTATAGCTTGCTTCAGTATACTGAGCTTGCTGAGGGCATTCTATATCCTCGAGGTGGATTCCACAAG GTCGTTGAGGCTCTTGTTAATGTTGGTCAGCGTCTGGGTGTCGAGTACCGTCTCTCCACAGGCGTGAAGTCCATTTCCATCGACCAAGCAACCGGCAAGGCAAACGGTGTTGTTCTGAGCGACGGAACACATCTGCCTTCAGACATTGTCATCTCGAACGCTGACCTTGTCTACACTTACAACAACCTCCTCCCCAAGACCAGCTACGCAGACTCGCTATCAAAACGAGAGACATCCTGCAGTAGTATCTCCTTCTACTGGTCCGCTTCAAAGATCGTACCTGAACTCAACGCTCACAACATTTTCCTCGCGGATGAGTACCAGGAGTCTTTTGACAGTATCTTCAAGGAGCACCTAATTCCTTCGGAACCATCTTTCTATGTCAATGTCCCTTCGCGCATTGACCCCTCGGCTGCTCCTGAGGGCAAGGACTCTATCGTTGTTCTTGTCCCTGTTGGTCATCTTCTCTCAGACTCTGAAGGAACACATCGGGGCCTGTCCAAGTCTGGAAACTCTGGTGGTCTCGAAACAAGCCAGGACTGGGATAAGATGATTTCTCTCGCTCGTGACACAGTTATCGCAACAATGCGCGCGAGAATAGGCGTTGATCTTGCTCCGCTTATTGAGaacgagatcatcaacacccCATTCACATGGCAAGAGAAGTTCAACCTCGATAAAGGTGCTATCCTTGGTCTGAGCCACTCCATTATGAATGTCCTTGCTTTCCGGCCTGGTACTCAGCACTCCAAGTACAAGAACTTGTACTTCGCTGGTGCCAGCACACATCCTGGTACTGGTGTTCCTGTCTGCATTGCCGGTAGTAAGATTGTTGCAGAGCAGATTCTGAAGGACTCAGGGTTTAAGAGTCATCAGATTCCTTGGGCGCAGGATACTGCCAAGTCTCCCAAGGGTGGACTGGACAAGATGAGCGATTCGTCTTTGACTCTGTTTCAAGGATTCTTGGGAGCTTTGGTTGCGATTTTGCTGgcttattactatcttatCATTGCGGCGAATTAG